Proteins from a single region of Peromyscus eremicus chromosome 9, PerEre_H2_v1, whole genome shotgun sequence:
- the LOC131919860 gene encoding E3 ubiquitin-protein ligase TRIM52-like codes for MAAPTGPPSPMQSLREEAVCAICLDYFKDPVSIGCGHNFCRGCVTQLWGKEDEQDREQPAPGDQVVREVMYHRYTEEEAFQRRASAGHWVGNTYRRHPGNADPAWDDEEEGWNNVQGLVHDLRIRVFPEEEREERHHNGHQYHHHGRYRHRRIFSRGPPHPPVRRQLYLDARLRSPPRPTPQVFSCPQCRRTFPSRNFRPNLQLANMVHIIRQICGTP; via the coding sequence ATGGCAGCCCCTACTGGGCCTCCCAGCCCTATGCAGTCTCTTCGGGAAGAAGCAGTGTGCGCCATCTGTCTGGATTACTTTAAGGACCCTGTGTCCATCGGCTGTGGGCACAACTTCTGCCGAGGATGTGTGACCCAGCTGTGGGGCAAGGAAGATGAACAGGACCGTGAACAGCCTGCTCCAGGGGACCAGGTCGTTAGAGAGGTTATGTATCATAGGTACACAGAAGAGGAGGCGTTTCAGCGCCGAGCATCTGCTGGACACTGGGTTGGTAATACCTATAGAAGGCATCCCGGCAATGCAGACCCTGCGTGGGATGACGAGGAAGAAGGCTGGAACAACGTACAAGGATTGGTACATGACCTGAGAATTAGGGTTTTtccagaagaagaaagggaggaacgCCACCACAACGGCCACCAGTACCATCACCATGGCCGCTACCGCCACCGTCGCATCTTCAGCCGCGGACCGCCACATCCACCTGTGCGTCGGCAGCTCTATCTAGATGCCCGCTTACGTTCTCCACCTCGTCCTACACCGCAGGTCTTCAGCTGCCCACAGTGCCGAAGGACTTTTCCAAGTCGCAATTTTCGCCCCAATTTGCAGCTGGCCAACATGGTCCATATAATTCGCCAGATTTGCGGTACTCCATGA